The following DNA comes from Janthinobacterium sp. TB1-E2.
CGAGCCACCGGCTACATAGCGTCCGACGCACAGGCTTTGCTGTCCGCTGTCATATTTCACCAGCGAACCGACGCCGAAACAGGAGCCGCGCCCAATATAAAAGTGGCCGTTCTCCGGTTCCTGGTCCAGCCAGTTGCGGAAAAATTGATGGGGCAGGGTGCTGATGGCGCCATCCGCGTAGCCCAGCACCGTGAATTGGCCCGACCAGGCATGGTTCTCCGCTACGCCGGAAAAATTGGTTTCGGTGGAAATTTGCATCAGGCGATGTTCCGTATCACTTCTTGTTGCAGTGCGGGCGCGGCGATCATGGCGATAATGGCGTCCACGGTCGCCATCTCCAGATCCGGATAGATGGGCAGGCAGATCACTTGCGATGAGGCGAGCCGCGCCACGGGCAGGTTCGCGTGCGCGGCGGACGGCATGCCGCGGTACATGGGGAAGTCGCTGATGAGCGGGTAAAAATAGCGGCGCGCATAGATTTCCTGGTCGCGCAGGCGCTGGAACAGGGCGTCGCGCGACAGCGGATAATCGGGGCCGACCAGGATGGGGAAATACGCGTTGTTGGCGGCCTCGGCATCGCCTTGCTGCACGCAGGTGATGCCATCGATGCCAGCCAGTTGCTGGCGGTAATGCGCATCGATCGCCTTGCGTTTCTGGCGCGCGCCGTCGATGCCCTTGAGCTGCAGCAAGCCGAAGGCGGCATTGATTTCGCTCATCTTGCCATTGATGCCGGCGGCAACGACCGTGACCTCATCGACGAAGCCGAAGTTTTTCAGGTGGTCGATCCGTTGCTTGGTCTTGGCGTCGGGGCAGACGATGGCGCCGCCTTCGAAGGTGTTGAAGATCTTGGTGGCATGAAAGCTGATTACGGAAAGGTCGCCGTGATTGAGCACGCTGCCGCCCCGGTGGCGCACGCCAAACGCATGCGCGGCATCGTAGATCACCTTCAGGTTGTAGTTGTCGGCAATTTTCTCGATGGCTTCGATATCGCATGGCCGGCCGTAGCAATGCACGGGCATGATGGCGGTGGTCTGCGGCGTGATGGCCGCCTCGATTTTGCTCGGGTCGAGGTTCAGGCTGTGCGGCTCGATGTCGGCAAAGACGGGCTTGATGTTATTCCACAGCAGCGAATGAGCGGTGGCGACAAACGAATACGGCGTCGTGATGACTTCGCCGTTGATGCGCAGCGCCTGCAAGGCCGTCATCAATGCCAAGGTGCCATTGGCGAACAGGCAGATGTGCTTGACGCCCAGGTAGTCGCACAGCGCCTGTTCCAGTTGCTGGTGGAACGGGCCGCCATTGGTCAGGATCTTGTTGTTCCAGATCGTTTCCAGATACGGCAGGAAATCCTCCAGCGGCGGCAGCAGGGGCTGGGTGACATACACGGGTTTGTTTTTTTGAGCGCTCATCATAATCCGATCGGCGGGTTGGGTACGGCCACGGGTGCTTCGAACGAGATGGGCGGCAAGCCCTCGCACCAGCGTTGCCAGATGATGCGCAAGCCATTTTCCAGGCCTTCCGTAATCAGCTTGGGTTTGCCCAGGACCGAGCGTTCCAGGCGGTGCCGCATGCTGAAGCGGTAGGCGCCCAGCAGCATGGGGTTGGCCGCCATGGCCACGCTCTTGCGCACGAGATCATCTTCGTCGGTGGCAATAAAGTCATCGAGTTCGACCTGGCGCATGATCATGTTGCCGGCGCGGCTAGGCATGGTCGGGCCTGCTGTCGTGAGGGTGGGCACGCCCATCCACAGCGCATGCAGCGTTGTCGTGCTGCCGCAATACGGGAAGGCGTCGAGGCAGATATCGATTCGGTGATGGATGGCCATGAATTGGGCCATGCCCGTGCGTCCTTCGAAGGTCAGGCGTTCCGGCGCAATGCCTTCCTCCGCGAACCAGGCCGCCAGTTGCGGCGGCGCTTCCGATTTCGGCATGGCCGCCACGA
Coding sequences within:
- a CDS encoding DegT/DnrJ/EryC1/StrS family aminotransferase, whose amino-acid sequence is MSAQKNKPVYVTQPLLPPLEDFLPYLETIWNNKILTNGGPFHQQLEQALCDYLGVKHICLFANGTLALMTALQALRINGEVITTPYSFVATAHSLLWNNIKPVFADIEPHSLNLDPSKIEAAITPQTTAIMPVHCYGRPCDIEAIEKIADNYNLKVIYDAAHAFGVRHRGGSVLNHGDLSVISFHATKIFNTFEGGAIVCPDAKTKQRIDHLKNFGFVDEVTVVAAGINGKMSEINAAFGLLQLKGIDGARQKRKAIDAHYRQQLAGIDGITCVQQGDAEAANNAYFPILVGPDYPLSRDALFQRLRDQEIYARRYFYPLISDFPMYRGMPSAAHANLPVARLASSQVICLPIYPDLEMATVDAIIAMIAAPALQQEVIRNIA